The sequence GCACATACTGGGCGGCCTGGAGCAGGGATTCCGGAGTTCCGGCGTCGAGCCAGGCGAAACCGCGGCCGAGGTCGACCAGACGGGCCCGGCCGCGGGCCAGGTAATTCCGGTTGACGTCGGTGATCTCCAGTTCTCCGCGCGCCGAGGGGCGGAGGTTCTTGGCGATGTCCACCACTTCGTTGTCGTACAGGTAGAGCCCGGTGATGGCGAGGTCGGAGCGCGGCCGGGCCGGCTTCTCCTCCAGGGAGACCAGGCGCCCCGACGCGTCGGTCTCGCCCACCCCGTAGCGCTCCGGGTCCTCCACGGGATAACCGAACAGCACACAGCCCTGTACGTCCCTGACGTTGCTCTGGAGCATGTCGTAGAAGTGGTAGCCGTGGAAGATGTTGTCGCCGAGCACCAGGGCCACGTCGTCGTCGCCCACGTGGTCGGCGCCGATGACGAAGG is a genomic window of Streptomyces sp. NBC_00414 containing:
- the rfbA gene encoding glucose-1-phosphate thymidylyltransferase RfbA, yielding MKGIILAGGSGTRLHPITVSVSKQLLPVGDKPMIYYPLSVLMLADIREILLICTERDLDQFRRLLGDGSQLGVRIDYAVQNRPAGLAEAFVIGADHVGDDDVALVLGDNIFHGYHFYDMLQSNVRDVQGCVLFGYPVEDPERYGVGETDASGRLVSLEEKPARPRSDLAITGLYLYDNEVVDIAKNLRPSARGELEITDVNRNYLARGRARLVDLGRGFAWLDAGTPESLLQAAQYVRTLEERQGVRIACVEEVALRMGFIDADSCYRLGEKMSQSGYGQYVMSVAREMAP